One segment of Formicincola oecophyllae DNA contains the following:
- a CDS encoding 2-oxoglutarate dehydrogenase E1 component: MTSDRTDHLLFPALEALGASNGAWLEEKWSAWLEKPESVAPELASLFSTLNAGPTPLLNPSQQLAHGDDGRDEALGVLREAWRQRGHLRATLDPLGLRERPDVPGLFPPSNAPAHHQAEAQRLEQLYAGTLAVEYMHLQDARERQWWQDRFEGQPRHTGSAPGLDPRRILALLTKAEIFEAFCQQRYTGARRFGLEGGESLVVALQTLVDEAGRDGVDSMSFGMSHRGRLNVMVNILHKPAEAIFSEFAGKAFGPDEIDTAGDVKYHLGCAATVRTPGADGKAASHEMRLALLPNPSHLEAVDPVVMGRVRADQDRTHDEARNKHLGVLVHGDGAFAGQGVVYETLQLSRLRGYGTGGTVHIVLNNQVSFTTDPTDQHSGVWNTDVARTVQAPVLHVNGAAPEAVARAASLAHEWRQAFGRDIVINLFCYRLHGHNETDEPAFTQPRMVEAINAYPGVRARFAEDLEKRGLIEPGQAEALRRADDQALEEAFAQADTYQPDGTDWLDASPLDPTRLQDSPERVQPMTGVPLARLREVGLGSTEVPAGFALHPRIERQFKARRQALEAPEGTVDWATAETLALGTIALDGHRVRLSGQDSGRGTFSQRHAVLTDQRDGHKVTPLDLLSRRQGKVEVWNSPLSEYGVMGFEYGYSLGNPEALVMWEAQFGDFANGAQVMIDQFVASGETKWLRTSSLTLLLPHGLEGAGPEHSSARPERFLALCADNNMRVCMPSTPANYFHLLRRQIARRCKKPAVIFTPKSLLRRPEARSLLAEMGPQTRFQPILPDPLFQGVGQQDARGKVRRLILCAGKVYYDLAARRAELGLNDVALVRLEQFYPFPHHALVAELVRFPKLETALWCQEEPRNGGAWRYVDRRYEHSLKNAGQQLRPRLVGRRASASPATGLASRHASEQAALIERALTRDFSIPLTPDEKAHH, encoded by the coding sequence ATGACTTCCGACCGAACTGACCACCTACTTTTCCCAGCCCTAGAAGCCCTCGGCGCCAGCAATGGCGCCTGGCTGGAGGAAAAATGGTCGGCATGGCTGGAAAAACCGGAAAGCGTGGCCCCAGAGCTGGCCAGTTTGTTCAGCACCCTCAACGCGGGCCCAACACCGCTTCTGAACCCTTCCCAGCAGCTTGCCCATGGGGATGATGGGCGCGATGAAGCCCTTGGCGTCCTGCGTGAGGCTTGGCGCCAGCGGGGCCATTTGCGCGCCACCCTCGACCCGCTTGGCCTGCGCGAACGGCCTGATGTGCCCGGGCTTTTCCCCCCAAGCAACGCCCCAGCCCACCACCAGGCTGAGGCCCAGCGCCTTGAACAGCTTTACGCGGGCACCCTGGCAGTCGAATACATGCACCTGCAAGACGCACGTGAACGCCAATGGTGGCAGGACCGTTTTGAGGGCCAGCCCCGGCACACTGGCTCTGCTCCAGGGCTAGACCCTAGGCGTATCCTGGCCCTGCTGACCAAGGCTGAAATCTTTGAGGCCTTCTGCCAGCAACGCTACACCGGCGCCCGCCGCTTTGGGCTGGAAGGGGGCGAAAGCCTCGTGGTGGCACTGCAGACCTTGGTTGACGAGGCTGGCCGCGATGGTGTGGACAGCATGTCCTTTGGCATGTCCCACAGGGGGCGTCTTAATGTGATGGTCAATATCCTGCACAAGCCAGCAGAGGCCATTTTCAGCGAATTCGCCGGCAAGGCATTCGGTCCTGATGAAATCGATACGGCAGGGGATGTGAAATACCACCTGGGCTGCGCCGCCACTGTGCGCACCCCAGGCGCAGACGGCAAAGCGGCCAGCCATGAGATGCGCCTGGCGCTGCTGCCCAACCCTTCCCACCTGGAGGCCGTGGATCCTGTCGTGATGGGGCGTGTGCGCGCTGACCAGGACCGCACCCATGACGAAGCGCGCAACAAACATCTGGGCGTCCTTGTGCATGGGGACGGCGCCTTTGCTGGCCAGGGGGTGGTTTACGAGACCTTGCAGCTTTCCCGGCTGCGTGGCTACGGCACGGGGGGCACGGTTCACATCGTCCTCAACAACCAAGTTTCCTTCACCACAGATCCCACAGACCAGCATTCAGGCGTCTGGAACACGGATGTGGCACGCACTGTGCAGGCCCCCGTGCTGCATGTGAACGGCGCCGCCCCCGAAGCGGTGGCGCGCGCTGCCAGCCTAGCCCACGAGTGGCGCCAAGCTTTTGGGCGCGACATTGTCATCAACCTGTTCTGCTACCGTTTGCATGGCCACAATGAGACTGACGAGCCAGCCTTCACCCAGCCCCGCATGGTGGAGGCCATCAATGCCTATCCAGGGGTGCGCGCCCGCTTCGCTGAGGACCTAGAAAAGCGCGGCCTGATTGAACCAGGCCAGGCGGAAGCCTTGCGCCGTGCTGATGACCAGGCGCTTGAGGAAGCTTTTGCCCAGGCTGACACTTACCAACCAGACGGCACAGATTGGCTTGACGCTTCCCCCCTTGACCCCACGCGCCTCCAAGACAGTCCTGAGCGTGTCCAGCCCATGACGGGCGTCCCCTTGGCGCGCCTGCGTGAAGTGGGCCTTGGTAGCACGGAAGTGCCCGCTGGGTTTGCCCTCCACCCCCGCATTGAACGTCAATTCAAAGCGCGCCGCCAAGCTTTGGAAGCCCCTGAAGGTACTGTGGACTGGGCCACAGCTGAAACACTGGCCCTGGGCACGATCGCGCTGGATGGCCACAGGGTACGTCTTTCAGGGCAGGATTCAGGCCGCGGCACCTTCAGCCAGCGCCACGCTGTGCTGACAGACCAGCGCGATGGCCACAAAGTTACCCCACTTGACTTGCTGAGCCGCCGCCAAGGCAAGGTGGAGGTGTGGAATTCCCCCCTTTCTGAATATGGCGTCATGGGTTTTGAATATGGCTATTCGCTGGGCAACCCTGAAGCCCTTGTGATGTGGGAGGCCCAATTTGGCGATTTCGCCAATGGCGCCCAAGTAATGATTGACCAGTTCGTGGCCTCTGGGGAGACCAAATGGCTGCGCACATCCAGCCTGACCTTGCTTCTGCCGCATGGCTTGGAAGGGGCTGGGCCTGAGCACTCCTCAGCCAGGCCTGAGCGATTCCTGGCTTTGTGCGCAGACAACAACATGCGCGTTTGCATGCCTTCAACCCCGGCTAACTACTTTCACCTGCTGCGGCGACAAATCGCGCGGCGCTGCAAAAAACCCGCTGTTATCTTCACGCCCAAATCACTGCTGCGCCGGCCTGAGGCACGCTCCCTGCTGGCTGAAATGGGGCCGCAGACGCGTTTTCAACCCATTTTACCCGATCCCCTTTTCCAGGGGGTAGGCCAGCAGGACGCCAGGGGCAAGGTGCGCCGCCTAATTCTGTGCGCTGGCAAAGTCTATTACGACCTAGCTGCCCGCAGGGCTGAACTGGGCCTGAACGATGTCGCCCTGGTGCGGTTGGAACAGTTCTACCCCTTCCCCCACCATGCCCTGGTAGCGGAGTTGGTACGCTTCCCCAAACTTGAAACGGCCCTTTGGTGCCAGGAGGAGCCACGCAACGGCGGGGCGTGGCGTTATGTAGACCGGCGCTATGAGCATTCCCTCAAAAATGCTGGCCAGCAACTGCGGCCACGCTTAGTGGGGCGTCGCGCCAGTGCCTCCCCCGCCACAGGCCTAGCCAGCCGTCACGCCAGCGAACAGGCGGCCTTGATTGAACGCGCCTTGACGCGCGACTTCTCCATTCCTCTCACGCCTGATGAAAAGGCCCACCACTGA
- a CDS encoding electron transfer flavoprotein subunit beta/FixA family protein: MKILVPVKRVVDHNIKPRVAADGTKLETAGLKHAMNPFDEVALEAALRLKESGSATEVVAVTMGPPKAVDVLRTALAMGATDAILVAMPEDAPPPEPLTVAKGLAALVKRDGMGLVIMGKQASDDDMGATGPLLAAKLGWPQATFASALGIKDGEIWVKREIDGGTETMGLSLPAVITADLRLNEPRFATLPNIMKARKKPIQTIPMADLGIGADRRLETIKVSEPPARQAGRRYHSPQELVQALKEAKVI; encoded by the coding sequence ATCAAGATACTTGTGCCCGTCAAAAGGGTGGTTGACCACAACATCAAGCCGCGTGTGGCAGCCGATGGCACCAAGCTGGAGACAGCTGGCCTCAAACACGCCATGAACCCTTTTGATGAAGTGGCCCTGGAAGCGGCACTGCGCCTGAAGGAAAGCGGCAGCGCCACAGAAGTGGTCGCTGTGACCATGGGACCGCCGAAAGCCGTTGACGTCCTGCGCACGGCTTTGGCCATGGGCGCGACAGACGCCATCCTGGTTGCCATGCCGGAGGACGCGCCCCCCCCAGAGCCCCTCACCGTAGCTAAAGGCCTGGCTGCCCTGGTCAAGCGTGATGGCATGGGTCTGGTCATCATGGGCAAGCAGGCTTCAGATGACGACATGGGCGCCACAGGCCCCCTCCTGGCTGCCAAGCTGGGCTGGCCCCAAGCTACGTTCGCCAGTGCCCTGGGCATTAAGGATGGCGAAATATGGGTCAAGCGCGAAATCGATGGCGGCACTGAAACCATGGGACTTTCCCTGCCAGCCGTCATCACAGCTGACCTGCGCTTGAACGAGCCACGCTTTGCAACACTACCCAACATCATGAAAGCCCGCAAAAAACCCATTCAGACCATCCCCATGGCTGATCTGGGCATTGGGGCTGACCGGCGCCTTGAAACCATCAAGGTCAGTGAGCCCCCAGCACGCCAGGCTGGGCGCCGCTACCACTCCCCCCAGGAACTGGTCCAGGCCCTTAAGGAGGCAAAAGTCATCTGA
- the hemH gene encoding ferrochelatase, with protein MTIGTPLALPEGLKGMGDRTGVLLMALGTPEGTDYRSVRSFLSEFLSDQRVVELTPWLWKPLLEGVVLLSRPFRSGALYKRIWDEGENDSPLRVITRRQAAALGKRLARDDVPVAWAMRYGRPSIAEAVERLVAQGCGRIIALPLFPQYSATTNATANDALFRVLMKERRQPAVMTLPSFPTNPAYIQALAGRVRESLATLAWQPQLLVASFHGLPLSYVEKGDPYPLECAATVKALAAALGWPENKVPLTYQSRFGFNAWLQPSTVDVVTALPGRGIKRIAVTTPGFMADCIETLDEIGRDLKQRFLAAGGEDFVAVPCLNESPGGIATLESVVRQALQGYPALQP; from the coding sequence ATGACCATAGGAACCCCTCTTGCCCTGCCTGAGGGGTTGAAGGGCATGGGCGACCGAACGGGCGTCCTCCTTATGGCTTTGGGCACGCCAGAGGGCACCGATTACCGCTCTGTGCGCTCTTTCCTCAGCGAGTTCCTCTCAGACCAGCGAGTGGTGGAGCTGACGCCATGGCTCTGGAAGCCCCTTCTGGAAGGGGTAGTGCTGCTTAGCAGGCCTTTCCGCAGTGGCGCGCTTTACAAGCGCATATGGGATGAGGGGGAGAATGATTCCCCCTTGCGCGTGATTACGCGCCGCCAAGCAGCGGCCCTGGGCAAGCGCCTGGCCCGTGATGACGTGCCAGTGGCCTGGGCCATGCGTTATGGCCGGCCTTCCATTGCAGAGGCAGTGGAGAGGCTGGTGGCGCAAGGTTGCGGGCGTATCATTGCGCTGCCCTTGTTCCCACAATATTCAGCCACCACCAATGCCACAGCCAATGACGCCCTTTTTAGGGTGTTGATGAAGGAACGCCGCCAGCCAGCGGTGATGACGCTGCCTTCCTTCCCCACCAACCCCGCCTACATTCAAGCCTTGGCAGGGCGTGTGCGCGAAAGCCTGGCTACTTTGGCCTGGCAGCCCCAATTGCTGGTGGCCTCTTTTCACGGTTTGCCTCTTTCCTACGTGGAAAAGGGCGATCCATACCCGCTTGAATGCGCCGCCACGGTGAAGGCGCTGGCAGCAGCCTTGGGTTGGCCTGAAAACAAGGTTCCGCTGACTTATCAATCCCGTTTTGGCTTCAATGCCTGGTTGCAACCGTCAACGGTTGATGTCGTCACAGCTTTGCCAGGGCGTGGCATCAAACGCATTGCGGTGACGACGCCAGGCTTCATGGCTGATTGCATAGAAACCCTTGATGAGATCGGCCGTGACCTTAAGCAGCGCTTCTTGGCTGCGGGTGGGGAGGATTTTGTGGCGGTGCCATGCCTTAATGAATCTCCAGGGGGCATAGCCACTTTGGAAAGTGTGGTGCGGCAGGCTTTGCAAGGTTACCCTGCCCTACAACCTTAG
- a CDS encoding electron transfer flavoprotein subunit alpha/FixB family protein, translating to MSILVLLENDHGTVRPSSLSALAAAQKLAVAAGTPGEVDAVLFEGQQDKGHAKAAPAAAKLAGVRNLHVVDGHPTAEAAAPILVDVAKQHGASHVVAAANAVGKNVIPRAAGLADSQPVTEVVAIEGADTFTRPVYAGSALMTVRSKNPVHYLTIRPGSFETSEAAGSGNATTHQHQPPHTPQARLESVDITTSERPDLEAARVVVAGGKGLKDAERFKALLAPLADELNAAIGASRAAVDADFAPNEIQVGQTGKIVAPELYVAVAISGAVQHLAGMKDSKTIVAINADPDAPIFQVADYGIVGDAFEIVPELVKAIKAV from the coding sequence ATGTCCATTCTCGTTCTGCTTGAAAACGACCACGGCACTGTGCGTCCTTCCAGCCTTTCAGCTTTGGCTGCCGCCCAGAAGCTGGCCGTGGCGGCCGGCACCCCTGGGGAAGTGGATGCTGTCCTATTTGAGGGGCAGCAAGACAAAGGCCACGCCAAAGCTGCTCCCGCAGCAGCCAAACTTGCTGGCGTGCGCAACCTCCATGTGGTGGATGGCCACCCCACAGCTGAGGCCGCAGCCCCCATCCTGGTAGACGTGGCCAAACAGCATGGCGCAAGCCATGTGGTGGCTGCCGCCAATGCTGTTGGCAAGAATGTCATTCCACGCGCTGCAGGCCTGGCAGACAGCCAACCTGTAACGGAAGTGGTAGCCATTGAGGGGGCGGACACCTTCACCAGGCCTGTTTACGCTGGCAGCGCCCTCATGACCGTGCGTTCCAAAAACCCTGTCCACTATCTTACTATTCGGCCAGGCTCCTTTGAAACCTCAGAAGCAGCGGGCAGTGGCAACGCCACTACCCATCAGCACCAGCCCCCCCACACCCCTCAGGCACGCCTGGAAAGTGTGGACATCACCACATCTGAGCGGCCAGACCTGGAGGCGGCGCGCGTGGTGGTGGCTGGCGGCAAGGGCTTGAAAGACGCTGAGCGTTTCAAGGCCCTTCTGGCCCCCTTGGCTGATGAACTGAATGCGGCCATTGGCGCCTCCCGTGCCGCTGTTGACGCTGACTTCGCCCCTAATGAGATTCAGGTGGGGCAAACTGGCAAAATCGTGGCGCCAGAGCTTTACGTGGCTGTGGCGATTTCAGGCGCTGTTCAGCATTTGGCTGGCATGAAGGACAGCAAGACCATCGTTGCCATCAACGCTGACCCTGACGCACCCATTTTCCAAGTCGCTGATTACGGCATCGTGGGGGACGCTTTTGAAATCGTTCCCGAACTGGTCAAGGCCATCAAAGCAGTTTGA
- a CDS encoding aspartate-semialdehyde dehydrogenase: MGYKVAVVGATGAVGREMLRILAERDFPASEVIPLASARSAGREVSFGDKKVLKVQNLETFDFKGCDLGLFSPGASVSKIYAPKAAAARCVVVDNTSYFRMEPGIPLVVPEVNGAAVEKAHRGIIANPNCSTAQLVLALKPLHDLYGIKRVVVSTYQAVSGAGKDAMDELFNQTKGSFVHDAPLVEQFTKQIAFNVIPHIDRFMEDGSTKEEWKMAVETRKILDPDIKVLATCVRVPVFIGHSEAVSVECARPVSVEAAREALRNAPGVVVQDKHEDGGYVTPLECVGEDPTYISRLRRDPTVENGLAFWCVSDNLRKGAALNAVQIAEELVARQLLGAGSSLWKPRERALEPE, encoded by the coding sequence ATGGGATACAAAGTAGCTGTTGTGGGCGCCACAGGTGCCGTTGGGCGTGAGATGTTGCGGATTCTAGCAGAGCGGGACTTCCCGGCATCTGAAGTTATCCCGCTGGCCAGCGCGCGCTCAGCAGGGCGTGAGGTCTCCTTTGGGGACAAGAAGGTCCTGAAGGTCCAGAATCTGGAGACTTTCGATTTCAAAGGCTGTGACCTGGGGCTGTTCTCCCCAGGGGCGAGCGTTTCAAAAATCTATGCCCCCAAGGCTGCCGCCGCACGCTGCGTGGTTGTGGACAACACGTCTTACTTCCGCATGGAGCCAGGCATTCCCCTGGTAGTGCCTGAAGTCAACGGCGCTGCGGTGGAAAAGGCCCATCGCGGCATCATCGCCAACCCCAACTGTTCCACAGCGCAACTCGTCCTTGCGCTCAAGCCTTTGCACGACCTTTACGGCATTAAGCGTGTAGTGGTTTCCACCTATCAGGCTGTTTCAGGCGCTGGCAAAGACGCCATGGACGAGCTGTTCAACCAGACCAAGGGCAGTTTCGTTCATGACGCCCCTTTGGTGGAACAGTTCACCAAGCAGATCGCCTTCAACGTCATTCCCCACATTGACCGCTTCATGGAGGACGGCTCCACCAAGGAGGAATGGAAAATGGCGGTTGAAACGCGCAAGATCCTCGATCCTGACATCAAGGTCCTGGCCACGTGCGTGCGCGTACCTGTGTTCATCGGCCATTCAGAGGCTGTCAGCGTGGAGTGCGCACGCCCCGTCAGCGTGGAGGCCGCGCGTGAAGCGCTGCGCAACGCGCCAGGCGTAGTGGTGCAGGACAAGCACGAGGACGGCGGCTACGTGACCCCCCTGGAATGCGTGGGGGAGGATCCAACCTATATTTCCCGCCTGCGCCGTGACCCAACGGTTGAGAACGGGCTGGCTTTCTGGTGCGTGTCAGACAATCTGCGCAAAGGTGCGGCCCTCAATGCCGTTCAAATCGCTGAGGAGTTGGTAGCGCGCCAATTGCTGGGGGCTGGCTCATCGCTTTGGAAGCCGCGTGAACGCGCCCTTGAGCCTGAATGA
- the trpA gene encoding tryptophan synthase subunit alpha — MNAHSPSTAHRPTRLAKRFAQLRAEGRGALIPYVEAFDPDRATSLALMKAMPEAGADIIEVGVPFSDPAADGPTIQAAAKRALKAGATLAGVLAMVRDFRQHDQETPVVMMGYLNPVDRYGVERFCQEAAQAGVDGLLLVDLPPEEAPFVLPHARAHGLDLIRLATPTTTPERLETILQGASGFLYYVSIKGVTGTTAASADDLAQAMRRIRQNAPLPVVTGFGIATPEQAATAATLSDGAVTASALIKAMAATLDERGNATAATVEAALAPVRAMAQAVRATTNKA; from the coding sequence ATGAACGCTCATTCCCCAAGCACAGCACACCGCCCCACCCGCCTTGCCAAGCGCTTCGCCCAATTGCGGGCTGAGGGGCGCGGGGCCCTCATCCCTTATGTGGAAGCTTTTGATCCAGACCGCGCCACCTCGCTGGCCTTGATGAAGGCTATGCCTGAAGCTGGCGCTGACATCATTGAGGTCGGCGTGCCCTTTTCAGACCCCGCCGCTGACGGCCCCACCATCCAGGCTGCCGCCAAGCGTGCCTTGAAAGCCGGCGCCACACTGGCAGGGGTGCTGGCCATGGTGCGTGATTTCCGCCAGCACGACCAGGAGACGCCCGTGGTCATGATGGGTTACCTCAACCCCGTTGACCGCTATGGGGTGGAGCGTTTCTGCCAGGAAGCAGCCCAAGCTGGCGTTGATGGCCTGCTGCTGGTTGACCTGCCCCCTGAGGAAGCGCCCTTCGTGCTGCCCCATGCCCGTGCCCATGGCCTTGACTTAATTCGCCTGGCCACGCCAACCACAACACCAGAACGGCTTGAAACCATCCTCCAAGGGGCATCAGGGTTCTTGTACTATGTCAGCATCAAGGGTGTGACAGGCACTACAGCCGCCAGCGCTGACGACCTTGCGCAGGCCATGAGGCGCATCCGCCAAAACGCGCCCTTGCCTGTGGTGACGGGGTTTGGCATCGCCACCCCAGAACAAGCAGCCACGGCTGCTACCCTCAGCGATGGCGCAGTCACGGCTTCAGCCCTTATTAAGGCCATGGCCGCAACACTTGACGAGCGCGGCAACGCCACAGCCGCCACGGTGGAGGCAGCCTTGGCGCCAGTGCGTGCCATGGCGCAGGCTGTGCGCGCGACCACAAACAAAGCCTGA
- the trpB gene encoding tryptophan synthase subunit beta, producing the protein MRAGPDAQGHFGPYGGRFVAETLMPLMLDLEQAWLEARRDPAFHAELRRHLRNYVGRPSPLWRADRLTETIRHQAPTGKGASLYLKREDLNHTGSHKLNNVMGQILLARRMGKKRIVAETGAGQHGVATATVCALFGMACKIFMGKTDVERQKPNVFRMHLLGAEVEAVTAGGGQLKDAMNEAMRDWVEHVDDTYFLVGTVAGPHPYPAMVRDFQSVLGHEARHQIQQQTGRLPDAIVAAIGGGSNAMGLFHPFLDDQTVAIYGVEAAGLGLDSGRTAASLERGAPGVLHGNRTYLLQDDDGQITDTHSISAGLDYPGIGPEHSWLRDKGRVNYVAATDDEALDAFQKLTRLEGIIPALESAHGLAYALKLAATLPEGATIIVNISGRGDKDVPTVAARLGVKL; encoded by the coding sequence CTGCGGGCCGGCCCTGACGCCCAAGGCCATTTTGGCCCTTATGGCGGCCGCTTTGTGGCTGAAACCTTGATGCCGCTGATGCTGGATCTGGAACAAGCCTGGCTTGAGGCGCGGCGCGACCCGGCCTTCCATGCGGAACTGCGCCGCCACCTGCGTAACTATGTGGGCAGGCCAAGCCCCCTGTGGCGTGCGGACCGCTTGACGGAGACCATCCGCCACCAGGCGCCCACTGGCAAAGGGGCCAGCCTTTACCTCAAGCGTGAGGACCTCAACCACACAGGTTCACACAAGCTCAACAACGTCATGGGGCAGATCCTGTTGGCGCGCCGCATGGGCAAGAAACGCATCGTGGCTGAAACAGGTGCTGGCCAGCATGGCGTGGCCACCGCCACGGTTTGCGCGCTTTTTGGCATGGCATGCAAAATCTTCATGGGCAAAACTGATGTTGAGCGCCAAAAACCCAACGTATTCAGAATGCATCTCCTGGGCGCTGAGGTGGAGGCGGTGACCGCTGGCGGCGGCCAATTGAAGGACGCTATGAACGAGGCCATGCGCGACTGGGTGGAACATGTAGATGACACCTATTTCCTGGTGGGCACCGTAGCGGGCCCCCACCCTTACCCAGCCATGGTGCGTGACTTCCAATCAGTGCTGGGGCATGAGGCGCGCCACCAAATTCAGCAGCAAACAGGTCGCCTGCCTGACGCCATTGTGGCGGCCATTGGCGGTGGGTCCAATGCCATGGGGCTGTTCCACCCCTTCCTTGATGACCAAACAGTGGCCATTTACGGTGTGGAGGCAGCAGGGCTGGGGCTTGATTCCGGCCGAACCGCCGCTTCGCTTGAACGCGGTGCGCCAGGGGTGCTTCACGGCAACCGCACTTACCTTCTACAGGATGATGACGGGCAAATCACTGACACGCACTCCATTAGCGCTGGGTTGGATTACCCAGGCATTGGTCCCGAACATTCATGGCTGCGCGACAAGGGGCGGGTAAACTACGTTGCCGCCACTGATGATGAAGCCCTTGACGCCTTTCAGAAACTAACCCGCCTTGAAGGCATCATCCCAGCTCTGGAAAGCGCCCATGGCTTGGCTTACGCCCTCAAACTGGCTGCCACCTTGCCTGAAGGGGCCACCATCATTGTCAACATCTCTGGCCGGGGCGACAAGGACGTGCCCACAGTTGCCGCACGCCTTGGCGTGAAGCTTTGA
- a CDS encoding 2OG-Fe(II) oxygenase family protein, with amino-acid sequence MTSFQQALSTPGRAGEAALTPHFAAVRQAHIMALPTPHLVVPDFLSPEQVLVINREMPTIPAGGSYPPGALKLTPTLERFLQVLEGPELKAIIGDKFGLDVHQAPTMLTLRGHTRPQDGRIHRDSPCKRVTILLYLNPPEREFMDSKGCLRFLNGEGDMDNYAREILPTGGTLVVFPNGPDSWHGHLPHVGPRLSIQLNYMTGDIKARYEIFRHHLSAVWKRFKR; translated from the coding sequence ATGACGAGCTTTCAGCAAGCACTATCAACACCAGGCAGGGCTGGTGAAGCCGCCCTTACCCCCCATTTCGCAGCAGTGCGCCAGGCGCACATCATGGCCTTGCCCACTCCCCACCTGGTCGTGCCTGATTTCTTGAGCCCCGAGCAGGTATTGGTGATCAATCGGGAAATGCCAACTATACCGGCGGGCGGCTCCTACCCTCCAGGCGCCCTTAAGCTGACCCCAACGTTGGAGCGCTTCCTGCAGGTACTTGAAGGGCCTGAGCTCAAGGCCATCATCGGTGATAAATTTGGCCTGGACGTGCACCAGGCCCCCACCATGCTGACCTTGCGCGGCCACACACGCCCCCAGGATGGGCGCATTCACCGTGACAGCCCCTGCAAGCGGGTGACCATCCTGCTTTACCTTAACCCACCTGAGCGCGAGTTCATGGATTCCAAAGGGTGCCTGCGCTTCCTCAATGGGGAGGGGGACATGGACAATTACGCCCGCGAGATTCTGCCAACTGGCGGTACGCTGGTGGTTTTTCCCAATGGCCCAGACAGCTGGCATGGTCATTTGCCCCATGTCGGCCCACGCCTTTCCATTCAGCTCAACTATATGACAGGCGACATCAAGGCGCGTTACGAAATTTTTCGCCATCATCTCTCAGCTGTGTGGAAACGCTTTAAGCGCTGA
- a CDS encoding HdeD family acid-resistance protein has product MTDTTENKKLPPQFPAQFESIVDIFPPQYIKPSWFIASGALMVVLGILAWVTSFWLTMGSVMILGAFMLVGGAVQLVQGFGHGGRGMPRWLNVLTGALIAIAGGLMCWHPVLGADVVTAFIAALLIFGGLMRFWYAFSVRGIPGWWWGLVSGLITLALGVVLWAWMPTASLIFIGTLISVELLFSGISAIFLGLNLRTTMEQFQAYAQTHNTSAAAPKAPTPNAAPGKPNAS; this is encoded by the coding sequence ATGACAGATACGACAGAGAACAAGAAACTACCCCCGCAGTTCCCTGCCCAGTTTGAATCCATTGTTGACATCTTTCCGCCGCAGTACATCAAGCCGAGCTGGTTCATTGCCTCTGGCGCGTTGATGGTGGTGCTGGGCATTCTGGCCTGGGTCACCTCTTTTTGGCTGACGATGGGCAGCGTCATGATTCTGGGCGCGTTCATGCTTGTGGGCGGTGCCGTCCAACTCGTCCAAGGCTTTGGCCATGGTGGGCGTGGCATGCCGCGTTGGCTTAATGTGCTCACAGGCGCGTTGATCGCCATTGCAGGCGGGCTGATGTGCTGGCACCCCGTCCTGGGCGCTGACGTGGTGACGGCCTTCATCGCAGCCTTGTTGATTTTCGGCGGTTTGATGCGCTTTTGGTACGCTTTCAGCGTGCGTGGCATCCCAGGTTGGTGGTGGGGGCTGGTCAGCGGCCTCATCACTTTGGCCTTGGGTGTAGTGCTGTGGGCGTGGATGCCAACAGCTAGCCTGATTTTCATCGGCACGTTGATTTCAGTTGAACTGCTGTTCAGCGGCATTTCGGCCATTTTCCTGGGCTTGAACCTGCGCACCACCATGGAACAGTTCCAGGCCTATGCGCAGACGCACAACACTTCTGCCGCCGCGCCTAAAGCCCCAACCCCCAACGCCGCGCCAGGCAAGCCCAACGCTTCCTGA